GGTCGTGCCCGCCACCTACGGGCGGATCGACCCCGAGTTCCTGTTCGACTGCAGGCCCTCCGAGGAGCGCATCGGCCAGCTCTCCTTCGACGACCTCTCCCGGCACGACCACGACGAGGATCACGCCGGGCATCTGCACACCGGCTACGACAGCGTCTCCTTCGTCTCCGACGTGCCGATCGACCCCCGGCGGCTCATGGACTTCCTGGACGGGAGAGCCGACGGGCTGTACCGGATCAAGGGGTATGTGGACTTCGGCCCGTACGACCCCCTGAACCGCTACAGCGTGCATGCCGTGGGGCGGTTCCTGCGGTTCCACCCCGAGCCCTGGACGGACGGCGACCGGAACGGTGACGAGCCCCGACGCACTCAGCTCGTGCTCATCGGGGCCGGGATCGACGCCGCAGCTCTGCGCAAGGAGTTGCAGGCGTGCACGAACGACGCCCTACACGCCGACGAGCACGGCATGTGGGGCGTCCTCCGCTACGTACGGGAGGGGGAGGCCGAGGAACCCGAGGCTTCCTACGACAACCTGTGACGGCCGGGGCTCACACCGGTCCCGCCACCGACGCCACCGTCTTGCCCAGGGACACACCCGAGCCGTCGCGGCGCGGGTCCATCTCCGGGAGGTCCGCCGGGGCGCCGTTCTTCTGCGCGGCGCGGGCCGGGGCGGGTCCCGCCCAGGCGACGGACAGGCAGTCCTCGCCCTTGAGGAACCGCTGGCAGCGGACACCGCCCGTGGCGCGGCCCTTGCGCGGGTACTGGTCGAACGGGGTCAGCTTGGCCGTGGTCTGGACGGAGTCGTCCAGGGTGCCCCGGGAACCGGCGACGGTGAACACCACCGCGTCCACGGCCGGGTCGACGGCCGTGAAGGAGATGACCTTCGCGCCCTCGGTGAGCTTGATGCCCGCCATACCCCCGGCGGGGCGGCCCTGCGGGCGGACCTGGGCGGCCTGGTAGCGCAGCAACTGCGCGTCGTCCGTGATGAAGACCAGGTCCTCCTCGCCGGTGCGCAGTTCGACCGCGCCGACGATCCGGTCGCCCTCCTTGAGCGTGATGACCTCCAGCTCCCCCTTGTTGGACGGGTAGTCGGGGACCACCCGCTTGACGACACCCTGCTCGGTGCCGATGGCCAGCCCCGGCGACGACTCGTCGAGCGTCATCAGGCAGATGACCGTCTCGCCGTCCTGGAGGGAGAGGAACTCCGCGAGCGGGGCGCCGCCCGAGAGGTTGGGGGCCACCGCCGTGTCCGGCAACTGCGGCAGGTCCACCACATTCAGGCGGAGCAGGCGGCCGGTCGAGGTCACCGCGCCCACCTCGCCCCGGGCCGTCGCGGGGACCGCGGAGACGATGACGTCGTGCTTGACGCGCTTGCCGTCCTCGTCCGCCGTGAAGGGCTCGCCGTTGGCCGTACGGGCCAGCAGCCCGGTCGACGACAGCAGCACCCGGCACGGGTCGTCCGCGACCTGGAGCGGCACCGCGGCCACCGCGGTGCCCGAGGACTCCATCAGCACCGTACGGCGCTCGGTGCCGAACTTCTTCGCCACCGAGGCCAGTTCACCGGAGACCAGCTTGCGCAGCTCCGCGTCCGACTCCAGGATCCGGGTCAGCTCGGCGATCTCGGCGTTGAGCCTGTCCTTCTCGGACTCCAGCTCGATGCGGTCGAACCGGGTGAGGCGGCGCAGCGGTGTGTCCAGGATGTACTGGGTCTGGACGTCCGACAGGGAGAAGCGCTCCATCAGGCGCTCCTTCGCCTGCGCGGAGTTGTCGCTGGAGCGGATCAGACGGATGACCTCGTCGATGTCCACCAGCGCGGTGAGCAGACCCTCGACCAGGTGGAGCCGGTCGCGCTTCTTGCCGCGGCGGAACTCCGAGCGGCGCCTGACGACCTCGAAGCGGTGGTCGAGGTAGACCTCCAGCAGCTCCTTCAGGCCCAGGGTGAGGGGCTGGCCGTCGACGAGCGCCACGTTGTTGATGCCGAAGGACTCCTCCATCGGCGTCAGCTTGTAGAGCTGCTCCAGGACGGCCTCCGGCACGAAGCCGTTCTTGATCTCGATGACCAGGCGCAGGCCGTGCGCGCGGTCGGTGAGGTCCTTGACGTCGGCGATGCCTTGGAGCTTCTTCGCCCCGACCAGGTCCTTGATCTTGGCGATCACCTTCTCCGGGCCGACGGTGAAGGGCAGTTCGGTGACGACGAGGCCCTTGCGGCGGGCCGTGACGTTCTCCACGGCAACCGTGGCACGGATCTTGAAGGTGCCGCGGCCCGTCGCGTACGCGTCCTTGATGCCGGAGAGCCCGACGATCCGCCCGCCGGTCGGCAGGTCGGGGCCCGGGACGTGCTTCATCAGCGTGTCCAGGTCGGCGTTCGGGTACCGGATGAGGTGGCGGGCGGCGGCGATGACCTCGCCCAGGTTGTGCGGCGGCATGTTGGTCGCCATCCCGACGGCGATCCCGGACGCGCCGTTGACCAGCAGGTTCGGGAAGGCGGCGGGCAGCGCCACCGGCTCCTGCTCCTGGCCGTCGTAGTTCGGCGCGAAGTCGACCGTGTTCTCGTCGATCGACTCCGTCATCAGGCTCGTCGCGTCGGCCATCCGGCACTCGGTGTACCGCATGGCGGCCGGCGGGTCGTCGTTGCCCAGGGAGCCGAAGTTGCCGTGGCCGTCGACCAGGGGGAGCCGCATGGAGAAGGGCTGGGCGAGGCGCACCAGGGCGTCGTAGATCGACGAGTCGCCGTGCGGGTGCAACTTACCCATGACCTCGCCGACGACGCGGGCGCACTTCACATAGCCGCGGTCGGGGCGCAGGCCCATCTCGTTCATCTGGTAGACGATCCGGCGGTGCACGGGCTTCAGGCCGTCGCGGGCGTCGGGCAGGGCTCGGGAGTAGATGACCGAGTACGCGTACTCCAGGAAGGAGCCCTGCATCTCGTCGACGACGTCGATGTCGAGGATCCGCTCCTCGAACGCGTCGTCGGGCGGCGGGGTCTTCGTGCTGCGGCGGGCCATCGCTGCCGGCTCCTCTTTTTCTGGTCGCTCACCTACGGGGCGCTCACGTCTCCAGCTCACTCCCACCGGGAGGTGAACGGGATCTGACGCGCACCATTGTGGACTGCCGCACTGACAAGCCCGACACGACCCGGCGCCGACCGCCGGGCACGCCCTCCCGAGCCGCCGCGTCAACAGCGTGCGCCGACTTTAACCAGTGACCGTCGGCGGCAACCCCCGTCTCGCTCTCGGCGTACGAGCCCCGGGAACTTCTCCAGGCGTCCGCGCGCTTGCATACAGTGGCAGGACCGGCAGGAAAACAGCGGTTTCCACGACGATTCCACGACGGACAGACCACGGATTCCGCGACCACAGCACAGCGATCGAAGGGACGTACCGCCCATGGGTCACACGGCCACAGCCGAGGCCGGCTCCGAAGGCCTGACAGTGAGGGAGCACCGCCTGGCCAACGGCCTGCGCGTGGTGCTCTCCGAGGACCACCTGACCCCGGTCGCCGCGGTGTGCCTCTGGTACGACGTCGGTTCGCGCCACGAGGTCGAGGGCCGTACGGGCCTCGCCCACCTCTTCGAGCACCTGATGTTCCAGGGCTCGGGCCAGGTCAAGGACAACGGCCACTTCGAGCTGGTCCAGGGCGCGGGCGGTTCGCTCAACGGCACCACCAGCTGGGAGCGCACCAACTACTTCGAGACCATGCCCACCCACCAGCTGGAGCTCGCGCTGTGGCTGGAGGCCGACCGCATGGGCAGCCTGCTGCTCGCGCTCGACCAGAAGAACCTGGACAACCAGCGGGCCGTCGTCAAGAACGAGCGCCGCCAGCGGTACGACAACGTGCCCTACGGCACCGCCTTCGAGAAGATCTTCCGCCTGGCCTACCCGGTGGGCCACCCCTACCGGCACACGCCGATCGGCTCGATGGACGACCTGGAGGCGGCCAGCCTGGAGGACGCCCAGCAGTTCTTCAGGACGTACTACGCGCCCAACAACGCCGTCCTGTCGATCGTCGGCGACATCGACCCGGAGCAGACCCTCGCCTGGGTCGAGAAGTACTTCGGCTCCATCCCCTCCTACGACGGCAAGCCCGCGCCCCGCGACGGCGCGCTGCCCGACATCATGGGCGCGCAAATGCGCGAGGTCGTCGAGGAGAACGTGCCCGCCCGCGCGTTGATGGCCGCCTACCGGCTGCCGGAGGACGGCACGCGCGCGTGCGACGCTGCCGACCTGGCGCTGACCATCCTCGGCGGCGGCGAGTCCTCGCGCCTCTACAACCGGCTCGTGCGCCGCGACCGTACGGCCGTGACGGCGGGCTTCGGCCTGCTGCGGCTGGCCGGCGCGCCCTCCATGGCGTGGCTGGACGTGAAGACCTCCGGCGACGTCGAGGTCCCCGTCATCGAGGCCGCCGTCGACGAGGAACTCGCCCGGTTCGCCGCCGAGGGCCCCACGGCCGAGGAGATGGAGCGCGCCCAGGCCCAGTTGGAGCGCGAGTGGCTGGACCGGCTCGGCACGGTCGCGGGCCGCGCCGACGAACTGTGCCGGTACGCGGTCCTGTTCGGCGACCCCAAGCTCGCCCTGACGGCCGTCGACCGGGTCCTGGAGGTGACGGCCGAGGAGGTCCAGGAGATCGCCAAGGCCCGCCTGAGGCCCGACAACCGCGCGGTGCTCGTCTACGAGCCCGTCGCCGGCGAGGAGGATGCCGAAGAGGGCGCCGAAGACGAGACCGCCGCGGCCGAGGCCGCCGGAACCACCGACGAGACCGAGGAGTCGGCGAAGTGACCGAGCTCGCGACCATGGAATTCCACCCGCAGCCCCAGGCCGGCGAGGCCAGGCCCTGGGCGTTCCCGGCGCCCGAGCGCGGCACTCTGGACAACGGCATGACCGTGCTGCGCTGCCACCGCCCCGGCCAGCAGGTCGTCGCCGTCGAAGTGCTCCTCGACGCGCCCCTGGACGCCGAGCCCGCCGGCATCGAGGGCGTCGCCACCATCATGACCAGGGCCTTCTCCGAGGGCACCGACAAGCACACGGCCGAGGAGTTCGCCGCCGAGCTGGAGCGGTGCGGCGCCACCCTCGACTCGCACGCCGACCACCCCGGCGTACGCCTGTCCCTCGAAGTGCCCGTCTCGCGGCTGGAGAAGGCCCTCGGCCTGCTCGCCGACGCCCTGCGGGCCCCCGCGTTCGACGACGGCGAGATCGAGCGACTGGTGGCCAACCGGCTCGACGAGATCCCGCACGAGACCGCCAACCCGGGCCGCCGGGCCGCCAAGGAGCTCTCCAAGCAGCTGTTCCCGGCCACCTCCCGGATGTCACGGCCCCGCCAGGGCACCGAGGAGACCGTCGAGGGCATCGACTCCGCGGCCGTACGCGCCTTCTACGAGCGCCACGTCCGCCCCGCGACGGCCACCGCCGTGGTCGTGGGCGACCTCACGGGGGTCGACCTCGACACGCTGCTCGGCGACACCCTGGGCGCCTGGACCGGCTCACCGGCCGCCCCGCGGCCCGTGCCGTCGGTGACCGCCGACGACACCGGGCGCGTGATCATCGTGGACCGTCCCGGTTCCGTGCAGACCCAGTTGCTCATCGGCCGCGTGGGCGCCGACCGGCACGACCGTGTGTGGCCGGCCCAGGTGCTCGGCACCTACTGCCTCGGCGGCACCCTCACCTCCCGTCTGGACCGCGTCCTGCGCGAGGAGAAGGGCTACACCTACGGCGTGCGGGCGTTCGGCCAGGTGCTGCGGGCCGCGCCCGACGGTTCGGGCGTCGCGATGCTCGCCATCAGCGGCTCCGTCGACACCCCCAACACCGGGCCGGCGCTGGACGATCTGTGGACGGTGCTGCGCACCCTCGCCGCCGAGGGCCTGACCGACGCCGAGCGCGACGTCGCCGTGCAGAACCTGGTCGGGGTCGCCCCGCTCAAGTTCGAGACGGCCGCGGCCGTGGCGAGCACGCTGGCCGACCAGGTCGAGCAGTACCTGCCGGACGACTACCAGTCGACGCTGTACCGCCAACTCGCCGCCACCGGCACCGTGGAGGCCACCGCGGCGGCCGTGAGCGCCTTCCCGGTGGACCGTCTCGTGACCGTCCTCGTCGGGGACGCCGCGCAGATCGAGGAGCCCGTCAGGGCCCTCGGAATCGGCGAAGTCACCGTCGTCCCGGCCGAGTAGGGGAACGACCGTACGGACGCGTGTCAGTGGGGCCCTGGTGACGGAAGAGTCACCAGGGCCCATGTTTGTCCGTATTGATGGCGGAGGTTGTGTGTCTGACCTGTGGCGTAGTTAACAAATCCTGTGATCCGTTTGTTATTTCGAAGACGGCCCACTTAGCGTCAGTCCGGCTGTTCGTCAGAAGTTCGCCGCACCCGCGGCACCGGACAGTCATCGCCGAGTCCCCATGGCGCGAGCCAGGGGAGCCGGGGACCCACCGAAGTCCCTGGGGTGAATCGGGTGCCCTTCGCGAGCGACGCGAAACGAGGGGTAGCCGTAGGAGACCTTCCTGCTCCGAACCCGTCAGCTAACCCGGTAGGCGAGAAGGAAGGAAAGGATCAGCCACTTCATGGCGTTCACCCGCGCCCCCGGCAAGCACCGCCGTCCCGGCCGTGTGCAGCGCACGACCACGAGGAACGTGGGCGTAGCCGCTCTCACCACCACCGGTGTCTTCGGCACCCTCGCCGGCCCCGCGCTCGCCGCGGAGGAGCCCGCCGTCGAGCAGACCGGCCTGAACCAGATCATCACCCTCGGCGACACGGTCGCCGACCAGGTCGACGCCCAGGCCGTGGCCCAGCAGCAGGCCGCCGAGGTTGCCGCCGTCAAGAAGAAGGCGCAGGAGGAGGCCAGGAAGGCCGCCGCCGAGAAGGCCGAGCAGGAACGTGCCGCCGCCAAGGAGCGCGAGGAGATCAAGGCCCGTGCCGCCCGCGCGGCCGAGCGCGAGCGCCTCAACGCCTACGTCGCCCCCATCAGCGGCTCCTACATCTCCACCGGCTACAAGGCCGGCGGCGCCGTCTGGTCCTCCGGCAGCCACACCGGTGTCGACTTCCACGCCGCGTCCGGCACGGCCGTCCACGCGGTCGGCTCCGGCACGGTCGTCGAGGCGGGCTGGGGCGGTGCCTACGGCAACAACATCGTCATCAAGATGAACGACGGCACGTACACCCAGTACGGCCACCTGTCGTCCATCGGCGTCTCCGTCGGCCAGACGGTCACCCCCGGCCAGCAGATAGGCCTCTCCGGCGCCACCGGCAACGTCACCGGCGCGCATCTGCACTTCGAGGCCCGGACGACGGCCGAGTACGGCTCGGACATCGACCCCGCCGCGTACCTGCGCTCGCACGGCGTGAACGTCTGACGCGCACCCACGCTTCCAGGAGGCCCCGGCTCACCGAGCCGGGGCTTTCCTCGTTCTACGAACCACTTGTGACGTACCTCCTGTCCAAAAAATATCCCTGGATTCCGGTCCGCCATCGGAAATTCCGCTCCGCTGCAATAGAGTCGCTGGAACACACGTCAATCATCGACGTTTCACGGGGATTAAGGCGGAGGTCGGTCATGCGTATTCCGGCGCACTCGGTATGCACGGCGATCCGTGATGACATCGTCGCGGGTGTCTACGAGCGCGGCAGCCGGCTCACCGAGGAACTGCTCGCCCGCCGCTACGGCGTCAGCCGGGTGCCCGTGCGCGAGGCGCTGCGCACGCTGGAGGCCGAGGGCTTCGTGGTGACGCGCCGGCACGCGGGCGCGTGCGTCGCCGAGCCGACCGAGCAGGAGGCCGCCGACCTGCTGGAGATGCGCATGCTGCTGGAGCCCCTGGGCGCCGCCCGCGCCGCACAGCGCCGTACGGAGGCGCACCTCAAGGTGTTGCGGGGTCTGGTCAGGCTGGGCCAGGAGCGGGCCAGGAGGGGCAACAGCGAGGATCTGCGCTCCCTGGGCGGCTGGTTCCACGAGACGCTCGCACAGGCCTCCGGCAGCCCCGCCCTGACCTCGACACTCGCCCAGCTGCGGCACAAGATCGCCTGGATGTACGCGGTCGAGGCGCCGTCCGACCCCATGGAGTCCTGGGCGGAGCACGGCGGCATCGTGGACGCGGTCGCGCGCGGCGACAGCGACCGCGCTCGGACGATCACGTCCCTGCACACCGAGCGGGCCACGGCCGCGCACCGGCTCCGCTTTCCGCCCGGGCCCGGCGGGACCGAGCGCCCCGAGCGTGTGAGGACTTCGCAACACCCCGTAAACATGCCGAGCCTGCGGCATTAACACGGGCGCCGTATACAAAGAGGGAAGAATTCCGAGGGGCATTTTTCCTGCTGCCCGCAGAACGGAAACCGGATGTAAATGAGAAGGGCCCGCCCGATAAATCGGACGAGCCCTTCGGTTGTGCGCGGGGCGGCTTTTTCAGGCCTTTCCGCTGCGGTTACCCGGTCACTCAGACCGTCTCGGGGAGTTCCTCGAGCCCCTCGGCGACGAGCTTCGCCAAACGGTCCAGCGCGACGTCCGCGCCTTCGGCGTCGGAGGCGAGCACGATCTCCTCGCCGCCCTGGGCACCGAGGCCCAGGACCGCGAGCATGGAGGCCGCGTTGACGGGGTTCCCGTCGGCCTTGGCGATCGTCACGGGGATACCGGAGGCCGTGGTGGCCCGGACGAAGATGGATGCGGGTCGGGCGTGGAGGCCCTCGGCCCAGCCGACGTTGACGCGGCGCTCAGCCATGTGATGCTGCCCTTCAGGTGTCTCGGGTGCTGCAGAGAGGTCTAGACCGGGTTGTCTAGACCAGTTTCCCATATGGGGCGACCGACCGGAACGGGCCCACGGCCTGACCACGAACCGGCTGTCGCACTTCTGTTGTTCTTCTGTCGTGCCTCCCCAGACTGCCCCGCGCCGTTGTCGGACGCGAGCCGTACTCTGGGGCCCATGCAGACCTCGTCGGACCGGCACGAGTACCCCGCCCACTGGGAGGCCGACGTGGTGCTGCGCGACGGCGGCACCGCACGCATCAGGCCCATCACCGTTGATGACGCCGAGCGTCTCGTCAGCTTCTACGAGCAGGTCTCGGACGAGTCGAAGTACTACCGCTTCTTCGCGCCGTACCCTCGCCTGTCCGCCAAGGACGTCCACCGCTTCACGCACCACGACTTCGTGGACCGGGTGGGGCTCGCCGCCACCGTCGGCGGCGAGTTCATCGCCACCGTACGCTACGACCGCATCGGCGCCGACGGAATGCCCGCGTCCGCCCCCGCCGACGAGGCCGAGGTCGCCTTCCTCGTACAGGACGCCCACCAGGGCCGCGGCGTCGCCTCCGCACTGCTCGAACACATCGCCGCCGTGGCCCGCGAGCGCGGCATCAGACGCTTCGCCGCCGAGGTGCTGCCGGCCAACAGCAAGATGATCAAGGTGTTCACCGACGCCGGGTACCAGCAGCAGCGCAGCTTCGAGGACGGCGTCGTCCGGCTGGAGTTCGACCTCGAACCGACCGACCGCTCCCTCGCCGTCCAGCGCGCCCGGGAGCAGCGCGCGGAGGCCCGGTCAGTCCAGCGGCTGCTCGCCCCGGGCTCGGTCGCGGTCGTCGGAGCCGGGCGCACACCGGGCGGAGTGGGTCGCAGCGTGCTCGCCAACCTCCGGGGCGCGGGCTTCACCGGGCGGCTGTACGCGGTGAACAAGGCGCTCGGGCAGGACGAGAAGGAACTCGACGGGGTGCCCGCGCGCCGGTCCGTCACCGACATCGAGGGACCCGTCGACCTCGCGGTGATCGCCGTCCCCGCCGCCCACGTCCCCGAGGTCGTCGCCGAGTGCGGGGAACACGGCGTGCAGGGCCTCGTGGTCGTCTCCGCCGGATACGCCGAGAGCGGGCCCGACGGCCGCGAACGCCAGCGCGAACTGGTGCGCCAGGCCCGCACGTACGGCATGCGCATCATCGGGCCGAACGCCTTCGGCATCATCAACACCGCCCCCGACGTACGGCTCAACGCCTCGCTCGCCCCCGAGACTCCGCGTTCCGGGCGCATCGGTCTCTTCGCCCAGTCCGGCGCCATCGGGATCGCCCTGCTCTCCCGGCTGCACCGGCGCGGGGGAGGGGTCACCGGCGTCACGGGCGTCTCCACGTTCGTCTCGTCCGGCAACCGCGCGGACGTCTCCGGCAACGACGTCCTCCAGTACTGGTACGAGGACCCGGACACCGATGTCGTCCTGATGTACCTGGAGTCCATCGGCAACCCGCGCAAGTTCACCCGCCTCGCCCGGCGCACGGCGCTGGTCAAGCCGCTCGTGGTGGTGCAGGGGGCGCGCCATGGCTCCGCGCCCCTGGGGCACGCGGTGCGCGCCACCCGGCTGCCGCACACCACCGTCTCCGCGCTGCTGCGGCAGGCCGGGGTGATCCGGGTCGAGACGATCACGGAACTGGTCGACGCGGGGCTGTTGCTGGCCCGGCAGCCTCTGCCGGCGGGGCCGCGGGTGGCGATCCTGGGGAACTCCGAGTCGCTCGGGATGCTCACGTACGACGCGTGTCTCTCCGAGGGGCTGCGACCGCTGCCGCCGCAGGATCTGTCGACGGGGGCCTCGGCGCGGGACTTCCACACGGCGTTGTCGCGGGCCCTCGCCGACGACTCGTGCGACGCGGTGGTGGTGACGGCCATACCCGCGCTGGGCGAGACGTCGCCGGGGGACGCGGCCCTGGCGGAGGCGCTGATGTCGGCCGCCGCCGCGAACCCGTCGAAGCCGGTGCTGGTCGTCCACGTCGAACTGGGCGGCCTGGCGGAGGCGCTGTCGGCCGCGACGAGCACGGCACCGAGGGGCGCGGAGACGGCTGCCGACGCCGACCCGCACCACCCGGCGGAACACACGGCCACGGCGGGGGAGGCCACGGGCCCGAGCGTGCCCGCCTCAGGCGTCCGGGGCCCTGGTGCGCCGCCCGGCGCCGGCGCGGAAGGACCAGCTCTCGGCGGCCCCGGCGCGGCAGGACCAGGCGCGGGACGCCCCGGCGCGGCAGGCCCCGGCGGGCCGGCGGCCCAGGCCGTCGAGGGGGCGCAGCGCGTGCCGGCAGCCCCTCCGGAGCCGCCCGGCGCCCGGCTCATCCCCGCCTACCCCGCCGCCGAGCGGGCCGTCCGCGCGCTCTCCGAAGCCGTGAACTACGCCCAGTGGCGGCGGGACGCGGCGGAGCCGGGCCGGGTGCCCGAGTACGAGGACATCGACGAGAAGGGCGCGGCCGAGCAGATCGACGCGCTGCTGGCCAGGGGCGAGGGACTCACCCTCGGGGCCGAGGAGACGGGCGCGCTGCTCGCGCGGTACGGCATCCACCTGCGGCAGGCGCGCCCCGCGCCGACGCCCGACGAGGCCGCGAAGGCGGCGCGGCTCATCGGCTATCCCGTCGCGCTCAAGACCACCGCCCCGCACCTGCGGCACCGCGCCGACCTGGGCGGCGTACGGCTCGACCTGGCGGACGAGGAGCAACTGCGACGGGCGTACGCGGAGTTGACGGAACTCTTCGGTGGGCCGGACGAACTGCGCCCGGTCGTGCAGGGCATGGCTCCGCGCGGGGTCGACACGATCGTGCGGACGGTGGTGGACCCCGCTGCCGGAGCGGTGCTCTCGTTCGGGCTCGCCGGCCCCGCGTCGCAGCTGCTCGGGGACATGGCGCACCGCCTGATTCCGGCCACCGAGCGGGACGCGGCCGCACTGGTCCGGTCGATCCGGACGGCACCCCTCCTCTTCGGCTGGAGGGGCTCGGCCCCCGTCGACACGGAGGCCCTGGAGGAGCTGTTGCTGCGGGTCTCCCGGCTGGTCGACGACCACCCCGAGGTCGTGGCGGTCTCGCTGGAGCCCGTCGTCGTCGCCCCGCAGGGCCTCAGCGTGCTCGGCGCCACCGTCCGGCTCGCGCGCCCGCCCGCCCGCGACGAC
This genomic stretch from Streptomyces deccanensis harbors:
- a CDS encoding M16 family metallopeptidase, which codes for MGHTATAEAGSEGLTVREHRLANGLRVVLSEDHLTPVAAVCLWYDVGSRHEVEGRTGLAHLFEHLMFQGSGQVKDNGHFELVQGAGGSLNGTTSWERTNYFETMPTHQLELALWLEADRMGSLLLALDQKNLDNQRAVVKNERRQRYDNVPYGTAFEKIFRLAYPVGHPYRHTPIGSMDDLEAASLEDAQQFFRTYYAPNNAVLSIVGDIDPEQTLAWVEKYFGSIPSYDGKPAPRDGALPDIMGAQMREVVEENVPARALMAAYRLPEDGTRACDAADLALTILGGGESSRLYNRLVRRDRTAVTAGFGLLRLAGAPSMAWLDVKTSGDVEVPVIEAAVDEELARFAAEGPTAEEMERAQAQLEREWLDRLGTVAGRADELCRYAVLFGDPKLALTAVDRVLEVTAEEVQEIAKARLRPDNRAVLVYEPVAGEEDAEEGAEDETAAAEAAGTTDETEESAK
- a CDS encoding DNA gyrase/topoisomerase IV subunit A, producing the protein MARRSTKTPPPDDAFEERILDIDVVDEMQGSFLEYAYSVIYSRALPDARDGLKPVHRRIVYQMNEMGLRPDRGYVKCARVVGEVMGKLHPHGDSSIYDALVRLAQPFSMRLPLVDGHGNFGSLGNDDPPAAMRYTECRMADATSLMTESIDENTVDFAPNYDGQEQEPVALPAAFPNLLVNGASGIAVGMATNMPPHNLGEVIAAARHLIRYPNADLDTLMKHVPGPDLPTGGRIVGLSGIKDAYATGRGTFKIRATVAVENVTARRKGLVVTELPFTVGPEKVIAKIKDLVGAKKLQGIADVKDLTDRAHGLRLVIEIKNGFVPEAVLEQLYKLTPMEESFGINNVALVDGQPLTLGLKELLEVYLDHRFEVVRRRSEFRRGKKRDRLHLVEGLLTALVDIDEVIRLIRSSDNSAQAKERLMERFSLSDVQTQYILDTPLRRLTRFDRIELESEKDRLNAEIAELTRILESDAELRKLVSGELASVAKKFGTERRTVLMESSGTAVAAVPLQVADDPCRVLLSSTGLLARTANGEPFTADEDGKRVKHDVIVSAVPATARGEVGAVTSTGRLLRLNVVDLPQLPDTAVAPNLSGGAPLAEFLSLQDGETVICLMTLDESSPGLAIGTEQGVVKRVVPDYPSNKGELEVITLKEGDRIVGAVELRTGEEDLVFITDDAQLLRYQAAQVRPQGRPAGGMAGIKLTEGAKVISFTAVDPAVDAVVFTVAGSRGTLDDSVQTTAKLTPFDQYPRKGRATGGVRCQRFLKGEDCLSVAWAGPAPARAAQKNGAPADLPEMDPRRDGSGVSLGKTVASVAGPV
- a CDS encoding bifunctional GNAT family N-acetyltransferase/acetate--CoA ligase family protein, with translation MQTSSDRHEYPAHWEADVVLRDGGTARIRPITVDDAERLVSFYEQVSDESKYYRFFAPYPRLSAKDVHRFTHHDFVDRVGLAATVGGEFIATVRYDRIGADGMPASAPADEAEVAFLVQDAHQGRGVASALLEHIAAVARERGIRRFAAEVLPANSKMIKVFTDAGYQQQRSFEDGVVRLEFDLEPTDRSLAVQRAREQRAEARSVQRLLAPGSVAVVGAGRTPGGVGRSVLANLRGAGFTGRLYAVNKALGQDEKELDGVPARRSVTDIEGPVDLAVIAVPAAHVPEVVAECGEHGVQGLVVVSAGYAESGPDGRERQRELVRQARTYGMRIIGPNAFGIINTAPDVRLNASLAPETPRSGRIGLFAQSGAIGIALLSRLHRRGGGVTGVTGVSTFVSSGNRADVSGNDVLQYWYEDPDTDVVLMYLESIGNPRKFTRLARRTALVKPLVVVQGARHGSAPLGHAVRATRLPHTTVSALLRQAGVIRVETITELVDAGLLLARQPLPAGPRVAILGNSESLGMLTYDACLSEGLRPLPPQDLSTGASARDFHTALSRALADDSCDAVVVTAIPALGETSPGDAALAEALMSAAAANPSKPVLVVHVELGGLAEALSAATSTAPRGAETAADADPHHPAEHTATAGEATGPSVPASGVRGPGAPPGAGAEGPALGGPGAAGPGAGRPGAAGPGGPAAQAVEGAQRVPAAPPEPPGARLIPAYPAAERAVRALSEAVNYAQWRRDAAEPGRVPEYEDIDEKGAAEQIDALLARGEGLTLGAEETGALLARYGIHLRQARPAPTPDEAAKAARLIGYPVALKTTAPHLRHRADLGGVRLDLADEEQLRRAYAELTELFGGPDELRPVVQGMAPRGVDTIVRTVVDPAAGAVLSFGLAGPASQLLGDMAHRLIPATERDAAALVRSIRTAPLLFGWRGSAPVDTEALEELLLRVSRLVDDHPEVVAVSLEPVVVAPQGLSVLGATVRLARPPARDDLGPRTLPVY
- a CDS encoding M23 family metallopeptidase; this encodes MAFTRAPGKHRRPGRVQRTTTRNVGVAALTTTGVFGTLAGPALAAEEPAVEQTGLNQIITLGDTVADQVDAQAVAQQQAAEVAAVKKKAQEEARKAAAEKAEQERAAAKEREEIKARAARAAERERLNAYVAPISGSYISTGYKAGGAVWSSGSHTGVDFHAASGTAVHAVGSGTVVEAGWGGAYGNNIVIKMNDGTYTQYGHLSSIGVSVGQTVTPGQQIGLSGATGNVTGAHLHFEARTTAEYGSDIDPAAYLRSHGVNV
- a CDS encoding M16 family metallopeptidase; the protein is MTELATMEFHPQPQAGEARPWAFPAPERGTLDNGMTVLRCHRPGQQVVAVEVLLDAPLDAEPAGIEGVATIMTRAFSEGTDKHTAEEFAAELERCGATLDSHADHPGVRLSLEVPVSRLEKALGLLADALRAPAFDDGEIERLVANRLDEIPHETANPGRRAAKELSKQLFPATSRMSRPRQGTEETVEGIDSAAVRAFYERHVRPATATAVVVGDLTGVDLDTLLGDTLGAWTGSPAAPRPVPSVTADDTGRVIIVDRPGSVQTQLLIGRVGADRHDRVWPAQVLGTYCLGGTLTSRLDRVLREEKGYTYGVRAFGQVLRAAPDGSGVAMLAISGSVDTPNTGPALDDLWTVLRTLAAEGLTDAERDVAVQNLVGVAPLKFETAAAVASTLADQVEQYLPDDYQSTLYRQLAATGTVEATAAAVSAFPVDRLVTVLVGDAAQIEEPVRALGIGEVTVVPAE
- a CDS encoding GntR family transcriptional regulator, coding for MRIPAHSVCTAIRDDIVAGVYERGSRLTEELLARRYGVSRVPVREALRTLEAEGFVVTRRHAGACVAEPTEQEAADLLEMRMLLEPLGAARAAQRRTEAHLKVLRGLVRLGQERARRGNSEDLRSLGGWFHETLAQASGSPALTSTLAQLRHKIAWMYAVEAPSDPMESWAEHGGIVDAVARGDSDRARTITSLHTERATAAHRLRFPPGPGGTERPERVRTSQHPVNMPSLRH
- a CDS encoding HPr family phosphocarrier protein, with amino-acid sequence MAERRVNVGWAEGLHARPASIFVRATTASGIPVTIAKADGNPVNAASMLAVLGLGAQGGEEIVLASDAEGADVALDRLAKLVAEGLEELPETV